CGCCTCGCGCACATGCGCGAGCTGTCCCGTGAACGGGTGAAGCGTCGGTACCTTGGGCTCGAGCCAGATCAGCCGCCGCGTCTTGTCCGCGACCACGCTGGCCCCGAGGTGGCCGCTCATCGTCTCGAAGACAACGCGCTCGTCACGGAGCCGGCCCGCCTCGAGGAGGGCGTGCACGGCGGCGATCGTCGTGTGGCCGGAATAGGCGACCTCCCGCTTCGGCGTGAACCAGCGCAGGTGCCAGTGGGCGCCCTCCCGCGCGGCGGGGGTGAGGAAGGCCGTGCCGGGGAGGTTCGTCTCCGCGGCCACCGCCTGCATCTGCGAGTCCGATAGCCCGCGGGCATCGAGGACCACGGCGGCCGGATTGCCCGTGAAGGGCCTCTCCGCGAACGCGTCCACCTGGAGGATGGGGATCACAGGCGGATTCGCTCGCGGAGCTGGCGCGCTTTTCTTGCCAGCATGCGAGAGGACCAGACGGTGGCCATGGACTGCGCCATCATGCCGTAGACGCGGAAGCGCGGGACCTTGAGGACCACGTCGGGGTCGAGCCAGTTCGGCGACTGCGCGAGGAGATCGAGGGTGCGCAGGCCGATGAGGAGCGGCCACGCGCAGGCCAGGCGCATCCGGGTCTCGCGCTTGGGGATGGCGAAGGTATATTGCCAGCCCGCCTCGTAGTGATCGAGGGCCAGGTTGAGCAGCTCGACGAGCAGCGGTCGGAGCGTGGCGCCGGCCGCGGGATCGAGGAGGTCCTTGGGCTCGAGCCCCAGCCGGGCCAGGTCGCGGCTCGGCAGATAGCAGCGGCCCTGCCGCAGGTCGCGCGGAATATCGCGCAGCACATTCGTGAGCTGGAGCGCCTTGCCGAAACGGATGCCGAGCGCCTTCATGGTCTCGAGGTCCCAGTGCTTGAGCCGCGTCCGGTGGGCGACGTGGACCTCCGTCCAGAACTCGCCGACGCAGCCGGCCACGAGGTAGGTGTAGCGGTCCAGGTCGTCGCGCGACTCGAGGGCGGCGAGGCCCGTCTCGTCCTCGCCGGGGAAGCGGCGCAGATCCTCGGTCATTCCCTCGATGATGGTCTCGAGGACATGGCGGACGCGCTGGCGATCCGCCACGGGCAGCGCCTGGTACGCCGCGAAGCACTCGGGCAGGCGCTCGAGCAGGGTGCGCTCGGCTGCCAGAGACTGGATGCCGCGCGTCGCGGCCACGAGAGCGGCGAGCCGGCCCGGGACCAGGATGTCGAGCTCGCCGCGGAAGGCGAGCAGGTGAGTGATCCGCAGCTCCCGGTCGA
Above is a window of Candidatus Methylomirabilota bacterium DNA encoding:
- a CDS encoding phytoene/squalene synthase family protein, coding for MKKPPDLTSDLLKRVSRSFYLSLAVLPASVRPILGLAYLFARAADTIADTRLVDRELRITHLLAFRGELDILVPGRLAALVAATRGIQSLAAERTLLERLPECFAAYQALPVADRQRVRHVLETIIEGMTEDLRRFPGEDETGLAALESRDDLDRYTYLVAGCVGEFWTEVHVAHRTRLKHWDLETMKALGIRFGKALQLTNVLRDIPRDLRQGRCYLPSRDLARLGLEPKDLLDPAAGATLRPLLVELLNLALDHYEAGWQYTFAIPKRETRMRLACAWPLLIGLRTLDLLAQSPNWLDPDVVLKVPRFRVYGMMAQSMATVWSSRMLARKARQLRERIRL